The DNA region CGGCCCAGGGCGTAGGTCAGCACACTCTTGCCGGCATGGGAGGAGGTGCCCTGCAGCATGAGTGCTGGCGTCCGCCGCGACCGGCGGATTGCCGGAGCCCCGTGCAGCAGCTCCCGGGCCAGGGCCGCGCACAGCTCGCCGTTCTCCTCGGCGGTGCGGACCGCCACCCGGAAAAAGCGCTCATCGAGACCGGTGAAGTTGGCGCAGACCCGGATGGCGATGGGCCGAGCCGGATCACGGGTGAGCAGCCGCTGAGCCAGGCTGGCGGCGGCAAGCCCCGATCGCTCCAGGCGCACCAGGAGGAAGTTGGCCTCGCCGGGATACACGGTGAGCCCGGGCAGCGCCGCCAGCCCCGCCGAAAGCGCCGCCCGCAGGGTCGGCAGCTGCTGCCGGCTCCGCTCGCCGTAGTCCGGGTCGGCGACCAGGGCCTCACCTACCGCCAGGGCCAGGGTGTTGACCGTCCAGGGTGGCAGCTGGTGTCTGAGGAGGGCGATGGTGTCCTGGTGGCCGGCGGCGAGTCCCAGGCGCAGCCCAGGGATGGCCCACAGCTTGGTCAGGGAGCGGATCACCACCAGATTGGCCGGCATGGCGGCGGTCATAAGGACGCTCTGCGGGGAGACGAATTCGAAGAACGACTCGTCCACCGCGAAGAAGACCCGGGGGGAAGCGGCGGCCAGGGCCAGGAGATCGGTGGCCGCCAAGGTCAGCCCGGTGGGGTTGTTGGGCTGCCCCAGGAAGACCAGATCCCCTGGCTGCAGCGTTTCGGCCAGCCGGGCCAGATCGAGGCGGAAGCCCTGGGCCTCGGCCAGGGGCAGGCAGACGACCTCAAGCCCGGCCAGCTGCGCCGCTCGCTGGTAGTCGCCATAGGAGGGGACCGGGATCAGCGCCCGGCGGCAGGGCAGGGCCCGGGGCAGGCCATAGAGCAGCTCGGTGGCGCCGTTGCCCAAAACCAGCTGCGCCGGCGCCAGCCCCAGGCAGGCGGCGAGCGGGGCCAAGAGCCCCTCGCCCCGGGGGTCCGGGTAATGGGCCAGTCTCGCCACCGTCCGGCTGATCACCGGTCGCAGCCATTCCGGCGGCCCCAGGGGATTGAGGCTGGCGCTGAAGTCGAGGATGGCCTCCGGCGCGCAGCCGGCCCGGCGGGCCAGGGCAGCCAGATGGCCGCCATGGCCGAGATCATTGAGGGCAGTGTCGTTGGTCAAGGCGATGATCTTTCCGGCAAAGGTCATCCGTGCTCCGCAACCGACATCCTGTCGTCTGTGCCACCCGGGAGCATGAGACGGTGTGTGGACAACCGGCAGGAGTGGGAGTGGATACACCGGCTGGGGGGCGGGACCGCGACCACCGGCAGCCGGCCCGGCCCGCGGCCGCTGCTATTCCGCCGCTGGCTCGAGCGGCAGCAGCTCGACCCCGGCCGTCTGGTGCAGGATCCGGAAATGGCCGTCCAGGGTCGCCACCGGCAGGTTGGCGGCAAGCGCGGCGGTGGCGATGAAGCAGTCGGCCAGGCCGATGGCCATGCCCTGTTGCCGCAGACGGCCAGAGAGGCGCCCGGCCTGGGCCCACAACCGGGGTGACTCGGGAAGGAATTCGAACACCTGGAGGAAGCTGTCCAGCACCGACAGCTCCTTGTCCGACTTGGCCCCCTGGATGAGCTCGGCCAGGATGATGCCGGTGCAGCAGACCCGCTCCTCATCAATCAGCCCGGCCACCAGCCGGTGGCACGGCTCGCGCTGGCGGAAGAAGGCGATCCAGACCGAGGTGTCCACAAGAACGTTAGCTGCTTGTCCTGGCGGCACCTTGGCATGCTTCGAGATGAGCGAACAGGCCCGAGGTGGGTCGGTGTCAAGACCGGGGCTCTTGTCCGCGCTGATTGATGGCGTAGGCGCCGGGGTTGCCGCGGAAGGGCAGGAGCAGCATCCAGCCCAGGCCCTGGGGCTGCGGGGGGCGGAACTGGGCGAGCCCGATGGTCATGCCGGTATGCCCGGCCACGGGCTGTGGCCGGTAGGTGCCCATGATGCGATCCCACCAGGGAAGGTTGAAGCCGAAATTGCTGTTCGTCTCGCGAATGGTCACCGAGTGGTGGACACGGTGCATATCCGGCGTGACCACCAGGAGGCGAAGGACGCGGTCCAGGGCCGGCCGCATGGCAGCGTTGCTGTGATTGAAGATGGAGGTGGCGTTGAGCACCACCTCGAAGACGAGGACCGAGAGCACGGGGGCGCCGATGAGGAGCACGGTGGCGATCTTGATCAGCATGCTGAGCATGATCTCCAGGGGATGAAAACGCAGGCCCGTGGTCACGTCCACATCGAGATCGGCGTGATGCACCATGTGCAGGCGCCACAAGAGCGGCAGCGTGTGGAAAAGGACGTGTTGCACGTAGATGACAAAATCGAGCAGGACGAGGCTGGTGATGACCGCGAGCCAGCCCGGGAGGGGGTAGTTGTTGAGCAGTCCCCAGCCCCGCGCCGCGGCCGCGGCCGCACTGCCCACGGCCAGCACGGGGAACAGCAGCCGCAAGGCCATGCTGTTCAGCAAGGTCACGCCCAGATTGGCGAGCCAGCGCAGGCGCCGCCCGGCGCTGAGCGGGCGGCGGGGGGCGAGTCGCTCCCAGAGAGCGCACGCGAGAAAGGCGCCGAGAAAGCCGCCCAGCCGGATGATGAGCTCGGATTCCATGCCCGATTGTCCTCTTTCCGCCGGCAGAATGGCAAGCCTTTGGCTCTACGGTCCTGGGTCCGGAGCGCCTCCCGCCAGCCTGGCCGGCACCGGCGTCACCCGGGGGCGGCCCGGCCAGGGGCTCGCCTCCACCCTCAGGGTGCAGCCATAGACATCGGCCAGGCGCTGGGCGGTGAGGACCTCGGCGGGTGGGCCCAGGGCCACGGTCCGGCCGCCGGCCAGGAGCAGCAGCCGATCGGCATAGAGGCTGGCCAGGTTGAGGTCGTGGCCGACCATGACCACGGTGAGCCCGCGATCCCGGCGCAGGCGGTCCAAAAGATCCAGGAGCCGCAGCTGGTGGCCGAGATCGAGGCTGGCCACCGGCTCGTCCAGGAGGAGGATTCGGGGCTCCTGGCACAGGGCCCGGGCCACGAACACCCGCTGCCGCTCGCCGCCGGACAGGCGATCGAGGCGCCGGGCCGCGAGATGGGAGACCTCGGCGGCAGCCATCGCTGCCTCGGCGGCGTGCCAGTCGGCGGCGGATGGCAGCGCCAACAGCCCCTGGTGGGGGGTGCGGCCCATCTGCACCAGCTCCCGGACCGTGAAGGGCAGCTCGGCCGGCAGGACCTGGGGCACCAGGGCCAGGGTGCGGGCGCGCTCCCGGCGGCGGATCCGGGCCAGGGGCCGGCCGAGAAGCCGGACCT from Thermodesulfobacteriota bacterium includes:
- a CDS encoding ABC transporter ATP-binding protein: MTPPALALAGIGFAFPGGSAILEGISLAVAAGEILLITGPNGAGKTTLVRIMAGTLPASAGEVRLLGRPLARIRRRERARTLALVPQVLPAELPFTVRELVQMGRTPHQGLLALPSAADWHAAEAAMAAAEVSHLAARRLDRLSGGERQRVFVARALCQEPRILLLDEPVASLDLGHQLRLLDLLDRLRRDRGLTVVMVGHDLNLASLYADRLLLLAGGRTVALGPPAEVLTAQRLADVYGCTLRVEASPWPGRPRVTPVPARLAGGAPDPGP
- a CDS encoding cobyric acid synthase, translated to MTFAGKIIALTNDTALNDLGHGGHLAALARRAGCAPEAILDFSASLNPLGPPEWLRPVISRTVARLAHYPDPRGEGLLAPLAACLGLAPAQLVLGNGATELLYGLPRALPCRRALIPVPSYGDYQRAAQLAGLEVVCLPLAEAQGFRLDLARLAETLQPGDLVFLGQPNNPTGLTLAATDLLALAAASPRVFFAVDESFFEFVSPQSVLMTAAMPANLVVIRSLTKLWAIPGLRLGLAAGHQDTIALLRHQLPPWTVNTLALAVGEALVADPDYGERSRQQLPTLRAALSAGLAALPGLTVYPGEANFLLVRLERSGLAAASLAQRLLTRDPARPIAIRVCANFTGLDERFFRVAVRTAEENGELCAALARELLHGAPAIRRSRRTPALMLQGTSSHAGKSVLTYALGRILLEDGFRVAPFKAQNMSLNSHVTRDGGEMGRAQVLQAQACRLDPDLRMNPVLLKPSGDLGCQVIVQGRPVGQMSVEEYIRFKPEAARAACAAYDSLAAEHEVILLEGAGSPAEVNLRQHDIVNMAMARHAAAPVLLVGDIDRGGVFAAFLVEPDVHLRRIRHAADLAAAGPELAALILPGSKNVIADLGFLVQSGLGAGIADLAGQGRVELVGICGGFQMLGRAITDPLGLESPGAEASGLGLLPVTTVLAADKTLAQRTGRHLASGQPVRGYEIHHGVSHGEAVPAVALADGTADGASSADGLVWGSYLHGIFDSDPFRRWLIDRLRLRQGLAPAGRLLAAYDLEPALDRLADEVRKAVDLGRIYQLMGLG
- a CDS encoding sterol desaturase family protein, which gives rise to MESELIIRLGGFLGAFLACALWERLAPRRPLSAGRRLRWLANLGVTLLNSMALRLLFPVLAVGSAAAAAARGWGLLNNYPLPGWLAVITSLVLLDFVIYVQHVLFHTLPLLWRLHMVHHADLDVDVTTGLRFHPLEIMLSMLIKIATVLLIGAPVLSVLVFEVVLNATSIFNHSNAAMRPALDRVLRLLVVTPDMHRVHHSVTIRETNSNFGFNLPWWDRIMGTYRPQPVAGHTGMTIGLAQFRPPQPQGLGWMLLLPFRGNPGAYAINQRGQEPRS
- a CDS encoding PIN domain-containing protein, with translation MDTSVWIAFFRQREPCHRLVAGLIDEERVCCTGIILAELIQGAKSDKELSVLDSFLQVFEFLPESPRLWAQAGRLSGRLRQQGMAIGLADCFIATAALAANLPVATLDGHFRILHQTAGVELLPLEPAAE